A portion of the Streptomyces erythrochromogenes genome contains these proteins:
- the lnt gene encoding apolipoprotein N-acyltransferase produces MSSSVTREASSNEPPRPADGPAEPRIPSATPPATPAATAAPLRRGARLVRPVLAALSGVLLYLSFPPRPLWWLAPLALALLAGCLHGRRPRAGFGLGTLAGLGYLLPLLVWTGEEVGPVPWLALASLEALFIGLTGLGIALVSRLPAWPVLAAAVWVAGEALRARAPFGGFPWGKLAFGQADGVFTPLAALGGTPLLSFGVALCGFGLYQALRIARRHPGRTTAALTALTVAAPIGAALAARPLVSDAPEDGTVVAAVIQGNVPRLGLDFNSQRRAVLDNHVKRTVQLAEDVKAGRAPKPDFVVWPENSSDLDPYAEPDAHAVIDKAVKAIGVPVAIGAVVAPETGPLRNTMILWDPVAGPTETYDKRKIQPFGERIPMRSFVRLFSSDVDRVRRDFGPGKDPGVFDMAGTGVGMVTCFEAAFDDAVRSTVQDGAQVIAVPSNNATFGRTQMTYQQLAMDRVRAVEHSRTVLVPVTSGVSAVIRPDGRIVSETKMFTADALVAEIPLRSGRTPATVLGPLPEYALLLLAAGGFGVLAARRIRARRAA; encoded by the coding sequence ATGAGCAGCAGTGTGACGCGCGAGGCCTCCTCGAACGAGCCCCCGCGGCCCGCCGACGGACCGGCCGAGCCCAGGATCCCCTCCGCGACGCCCCCCGCCACCCCCGCCGCGACGGCCGCGCCGCTGCGCAGGGGCGCCCGGCTGGTCCGGCCCGTGCTCGCCGCGCTGTCCGGCGTGCTGCTCTACCTCAGCTTCCCGCCCCGCCCCCTGTGGTGGCTGGCCCCGCTCGCCCTCGCCCTCCTCGCCGGCTGCCTCCACGGCCGTCGTCCGCGGGCGGGCTTCGGACTCGGCACCCTCGCGGGCCTCGGCTACCTGCTGCCGCTCCTGGTGTGGACCGGTGAGGAGGTCGGCCCGGTGCCCTGGCTGGCGCTTGCTTCCCTCGAAGCCCTCTTCATCGGCCTGACCGGCCTCGGCATCGCCCTCGTCAGCCGGCTCCCGGCCTGGCCGGTGCTCGCCGCCGCCGTCTGGGTCGCGGGCGAGGCCCTGCGCGCCCGGGCACCGTTCGGCGGGTTCCCCTGGGGCAAGCTCGCCTTCGGACAGGCCGACGGCGTCTTCACCCCGCTCGCCGCCCTCGGCGGCACACCGCTGCTCTCCTTCGGCGTGGCCCTCTGCGGATTCGGCCTCTACCAAGCCCTCCGCATCGCCCGCCGCCACCCCGGCCGCACCACCGCCGCGCTGACCGCGCTGACCGTCGCCGCCCCCATCGGCGCCGCCCTCGCCGCCCGCCCCCTGGTCTCCGACGCCCCCGAGGACGGCACCGTCGTGGCCGCCGTCATCCAGGGCAACGTGCCCCGCCTCGGCCTCGACTTCAACTCCCAGCGCCGTGCCGTCCTCGACAACCACGTCAAGCGCACGGTCCAGCTCGCCGAGGACGTCAAGGCCGGCCGGGCGCCCAAGCCCGACTTCGTCGTCTGGCCCGAGAACTCCTCCGACCTCGACCCGTACGCCGAACCCGACGCCCACGCCGTCATCGACAAGGCGGTCAAGGCCATCGGCGTGCCCGTGGCCATCGGCGCGGTCGTCGCCCCCGAGACGGGCCCGCTGCGCAACACGATGATCCTCTGGGACCCCGTCGCGGGCCCCACCGAGACCTACGACAAGCGCAAGATCCAGCCCTTCGGCGAGCGCATCCCGATGCGCTCCTTCGTCCGGCTCTTCAGCTCCGACGTGGACCGGGTGCGCCGCGACTTCGGCCCCGGCAAGGACCCCGGCGTCTTCGACATGGCCGGCACCGGCGTCGGCATGGTCACCTGTTTCGAGGCCGCCTTCGACGACGCCGTCCGCTCCACCGTCCAGGACGGCGCCCAGGTGATCGCCGTACCGAGCAACAACGCCACCTTCGGCCGCACGCAGATGACCTACCAGCAGCTCGCCATGGACCGGGTCCGCGCCGTCGAGCACAGCCGCACCGTACTCGTCCCCGTCACCAGCGGCGTCAGTGCCGTCATCCGCCCCGACGGCCGGATCGTCTCGGAGACGAAGATGTTCACCGCGGACGCGCTCGTCGCCGAGATCCCGCTGCGCTCCGGCCGCACCCCGGCCACCGTGCTCGGGCCGCTGCCCGAGTACGCCCTGCTGCTGCTCGCCGCGGGAGGGTTCGGCGTACTCGCCGCCCGCCGGATCCGCGCCCGCCGCGCCGCCTGA
- a CDS encoding NUDIX hydrolase encodes MTTPDFIRRIRESAGHQLLLLPGVTAIVLDDLGRVLLGRRSDTGRWSVVGGIAEPGEQPADTAVREVYEETAVRCVPERVVLVQMLAPITYPNGDVCQFQDITFRCRATGGEARANDHESLEVAWFDVDALPPLESFALDRIHRALREEPTWFEVPAAIAE; translated from the coding sequence ATGACCACACCTGACTTCATCCGGCGGATCCGCGAGTCCGCCGGGCACCAGCTGCTCCTCCTGCCCGGGGTCACGGCCATCGTCCTCGACGACCTGGGCAGGGTGCTGCTCGGCCGGCGCTCCGACACCGGGCGGTGGTCCGTGGTCGGCGGCATCGCCGAGCCGGGCGAGCAGCCGGCCGATACCGCCGTGCGCGAGGTGTACGAGGAGACGGCCGTGCGCTGCGTGCCCGAGCGGGTGGTCCTCGTCCAGATGCTCGCCCCGATCACCTACCCCAACGGCGACGTCTGCCAGTTCCAGGACATCACCTTCCGCTGCCGCGCCACCGGCGGCGAGGCGCGGGCCAACGACCACGAGTCCCTCGAAGTGGCCTGGTTCGACGTGGACGCGCTGCCCCCGCTGGAGTCCTTCGCCCTGGACCGGATCCACCGGGCCCTGCGCGAGGAACCCACCTGGTTCGAGGTCCCCGCCGCGATCGCGGAGTAG
- a CDS encoding acyltransferase family protein — MSAGGAAGIPRAGGRADTAAPPAGTPGPRLAALDAVRVLAALSVLFYHYAALDSAWGEPAEDVFPGAHALAVYGWLGVEIFFLVSGFVICMSAWGRTVGDFAVSRVSRLFPAYWAAVAFTSLVLFAWPEMRKVGSVSDVVVNLSMLQAGIGVPHVDDAYWTLFVELKFYVLFAVVVMRGVTYRNCVLFCGIWTLAGAVAPAVDNGLLSFFAVSSASPYFIAGIAFYLMRRFRPNAVLWAVVGVQFLLAQHHVHARMVSSLGRRATEQTPAWPAHVIILLGFALMAAIALGVLDRVRWGWLPHAGAVTYPLYLIHMMAGLTFIHHFRRDVAPVPLAIGVTALMVVLAWLVHRLVERPLGRVLRDGLRRGVQDIRSGTPRPAPLGRLPVQPSAPEAERIPAGRR, encoded by the coding sequence ATGAGCGCAGGCGGAGCGGCCGGAATACCGCGGGCGGGCGGGCGCGCAGACACCGCGGCGCCGCCCGCAGGAACACCGGGCCCGCGCCTCGCGGCCCTCGACGCCGTCCGGGTGCTCGCCGCGCTCTCCGTGCTCTTCTACCACTACGCGGCCCTCGACAGCGCCTGGGGCGAGCCGGCCGAGGACGTCTTCCCCGGCGCGCACGCACTGGCCGTCTACGGCTGGCTCGGCGTCGAGATTTTCTTCCTGGTCAGCGGCTTCGTCATCTGCATGAGCGCCTGGGGCCGCACCGTGGGCGACTTCGCGGTCTCCCGGGTCTCCCGGCTCTTCCCCGCCTACTGGGCGGCGGTGGCCTTCACCTCCCTCGTGCTGTTCGCCTGGCCCGAGATGCGCAAGGTCGGGTCGGTCAGCGACGTCGTGGTGAATCTCTCGATGCTCCAGGCAGGGATCGGCGTCCCCCACGTGGACGACGCGTACTGGACGCTCTTCGTCGAGCTCAAGTTCTACGTACTGTTCGCGGTCGTCGTCATGCGCGGCGTGACCTACCGCAACTGCGTCCTCTTCTGCGGGATCTGGACCCTCGCCGGCGCCGTGGCCCCGGCCGTGGACAACGGCCTGCTCTCCTTCTTCGCGGTGTCGTCGGCGTCCCCGTACTTCATCGCCGGCATCGCCTTCTACCTGATGCGCCGCTTCCGGCCGAACGCCGTCCTGTGGGCCGTGGTCGGCGTGCAGTTCCTCCTCGCCCAGCACCACGTGCACGCCCGCATGGTCTCCAGCCTGGGCCGCAGGGCCACCGAGCAGACGCCCGCCTGGCCGGCCCACGTGATCATCCTGCTCGGCTTCGCCCTCATGGCGGCCATCGCGCTCGGCGTCCTCGACCGCGTCCGGTGGGGCTGGCTCCCGCACGCCGGAGCGGTCACCTACCCGCTCTACCTGATCCACATGATGGCCGGGCTGACCTTCATCCACCACTTCCGCCGCGATGTCGCGCCCGTCCCGCTGGCCATCGGCGTGACCGCCCTCATGGTGGTGCTCGCCTGGCTCGTCCACCGGCTCGTGGAACGCCCGCTGGGCCGCGTACTGCGCGACGGCCTGCGGCGCGGGGTGCAGGACATCCGCTCGGGGACCCCGCGGCCGGCGCCGCTCGGGCGGCTGCCCGTACAGCCCTCCGCGCCCGAGGCGGAACGCATCCCGGCGGGACGCCGCTGA
- a CDS encoding trypsin-like serine peptidase, giving the protein MLPRTARRSRARRASRILLALTAMAALIGVDLPDAASGPPLGITAWARPGAEADRVGALFAGGLDGGHFCTAAVVRSDDRDVIATAAHCVERTDTTVFAPGYRDGSAPYGLWKITGVFVAPEWTAGQDPDADIAFATVAPVDGGQTRRVEDLVGGFPVAAEQPAGARVTVIGYPRTMEAPLRCANSTGLLSPTQRRIGCPDLSGGTSGSPWLVDGALAGVLGGYEGGGTVPEISYSAVMGDQAVELYREAAVDG; this is encoded by the coding sequence ATGCTCCCCCGAACGGCCCGGCGCTCCCGTGCGCGGCGGGCATCACGGATCCTGCTCGCGCTGACCGCGATGGCCGCGCTGATCGGTGTGGACCTGCCCGATGCCGCCTCCGGCCCGCCTCTGGGCATCACTGCGTGGGCTCGGCCCGGCGCCGAGGCAGACCGGGTGGGCGCGCTCTTCGCCGGCGGCCTCGACGGCGGGCACTTCTGCACCGCCGCGGTGGTGCGCAGCGACGACCGGGACGTGATCGCCACGGCGGCCCACTGCGTGGAGAGGACGGACACCACCGTCTTCGCACCGGGGTACCGGGACGGGAGCGCCCCGTACGGCCTGTGGAAGATCACCGGCGTGTTCGTGGCGCCGGAGTGGACGGCCGGGCAGGACCCGGACGCCGACATCGCCTTCGCGACGGTGGCCCCGGTGGACGGCGGGCAGACCCGCCGCGTCGAGGACCTCGTGGGCGGCTTCCCGGTCGCGGCCGAGCAGCCCGCCGGGGCGAGGGTGACGGTCATCGGCTACCCGAGGACGATGGAGGCCCCGCTGCGCTGCGCCAACAGCACCGGCCTGCTCTCCCCGACCCAGCGCCGGATCGGCTGCCCCGATCTCAGCGGCGGCACCAGCGGCAGCCCCTGGCTGGTGGACGGTGCCCTGGCCGGGGTGCTCGGGGGCTACGAGGGCGGAGGAACCGTACCGGAGATCTCGTACAGCGCGGTGATGGGCGATCAGGCGGTGGAGCTGTACCGGGAGGCCGCGGTCGACGGCTGA
- a CDS encoding glycosyltransferase family 39 protein — translation MRCHIPAARRGPLLCLVPFLWTLALGLWGLSRQDSVWRDEAATWQVAGRSAGEIWRMLGNVDAVHGFYYLLMHGLFEVFGASTTTLRLPSVLAVACAAVCVAVIGRRLAGCWAGLGGGLALGLLPAVQFYLQEGRPYALVAAGAGLSALLLVSLLEDRPGRRTWPRWAAYGAVVLVCALLNWLSLLALPAHAATLWWVRARRGVWLRWAAYGSGAAAGALPLVLFSRGQSDQVSWIPPLTWHMLIGPGILLAIGALGAWADRPDRSRLSAAAVGLPLLAVPQLGLIALSLVQPLFLDRYVLFAMVGLALLIGAALGAAVRACAPRFPKASALLVPGVVAVSVLALLPVELGRRAPASRVDDVLAVAGEVALLKRDGDAVLFVPAARRDTALVSPGAFTGLTDLALAESPVASATLKGEEAQPARIREALLEQRRVLLVTDSAEVAKAPSAERDKAKTAVLRERFAVVEDRQVRGRRVTVYERRD, via the coding sequence ATGCGTTGCCACATACCCGCGGCCCGACGCGGGCCGCTCCTCTGTCTCGTCCCCTTCCTCTGGACCCTGGCGCTCGGTCTGTGGGGGCTCTCCCGGCAGGACAGCGTGTGGCGCGACGAGGCGGCGACCTGGCAGGTGGCCGGGCGGTCGGCGGGCGAGATCTGGCGGATGCTCGGGAACGTCGACGCCGTCCACGGGTTCTACTACCTTTTGATGCACGGCCTCTTCGAGGTGTTCGGGGCGAGTACGACGACCCTGCGGCTGCCCTCCGTGCTGGCGGTGGCGTGCGCCGCGGTGTGCGTGGCCGTCATCGGGCGGCGCCTGGCGGGCTGCTGGGCGGGGCTCGGGGGCGGGCTGGCGCTCGGGCTGCTGCCGGCCGTCCAGTTCTACCTCCAGGAGGGCAGGCCGTACGCGCTGGTCGCGGCGGGGGCCGGGCTGTCGGCCCTGCTGCTGGTGTCGCTGCTGGAGGACCGGCCCGGGCGGCGGACGTGGCCGCGCTGGGCGGCGTACGGGGCGGTCGTGCTGGTGTGCGCGCTGCTGAACTGGCTGTCGCTGCTGGCCCTGCCCGCGCACGCGGCGACCCTGTGGTGGGTGCGGGCGCGGCGCGGGGTGTGGCTGCGCTGGGCGGCGTACGGATCCGGGGCGGCGGCGGGGGCACTGCCGCTGGTCCTGTTCAGCCGGGGCCAGTCCGACCAGGTGTCCTGGATACCGCCGCTGACCTGGCACATGCTGATCGGCCCGGGGATCCTGCTGGCGATCGGCGCGCTGGGGGCGTGGGCGGACCGGCCGGACCGGTCGCGGCTCTCGGCGGCGGCGGTGGGGCTGCCGCTGCTGGCGGTGCCTCAGCTCGGGCTGATCGCGCTGTCCCTGGTCCAGCCGCTGTTCCTGGACCGGTACGTGCTGTTCGCCATGGTGGGTCTGGCGCTGCTGATCGGCGCGGCCCTCGGGGCTGCCGTACGGGCCTGCGCGCCCCGGTTCCCGAAGGCGTCGGCCCTGCTGGTGCCGGGGGTGGTCGCCGTCTCGGTGCTGGCCCTGCTGCCGGTGGAGCTGGGCAGGCGTGCCCCGGCCAGCCGGGTCGACGACGTGCTGGCGGTGGCCGGAGAGGTGGCCCTGCTGAAGCGGGACGGTGACGCCGTGCTGTTCGTACCGGCCGCGCGGCGGGACACGGCGCTGGTCTCCCCCGGCGCCTTCACGGGCCTGACCGACCTGGCGCTGGCCGAGAGCCCGGTGGCCTCGGCCACCCTCAAGGGCGAGGAGGCGCAGCCGGCGCGGATCCGGGAGGCGCTGCTGGAGCAGCGGCGGGTGCTGCTGGTGACGGACTCGGCGGAGGTCGCGAAGGCTCCTTCGGCGGAACGGGACAAGGCGAAGACGGCGGTGCTGCGGGAGCGGTTCGCGGTGGTGGAGGACCGGCAGGTGCGGGGGCGCCGGGTGACGGTGTACGAGCGCCGCGACTGA